A section of the Lathamus discolor isolate bLatDis1 chromosome 6, bLatDis1.hap1, whole genome shotgun sequence genome encodes:
- the AP5M1 gene encoding LOW QUALITY PROTEIN: AP-5 complex subunit mu-1 (The sequence of the model RefSeq protein was modified relative to this genomic sequence to represent the inferred CDS: inserted 4 bases in 3 codons; deleted 1 base in 1 codon; substituted 2 bases at 2 genomic stop codons) produces MPPIVLHSPSSTSRRGTASTRRKWACAGRSPPRATPGSSLAVAASPERAGCLARRTGSAMALWAVWVLRYGPGAGGAVLSSGCYPAVEVCAKTLSTDVPVASDSAFLKALYFELELTDDHIFVKHRDTCTQIHHSSIYSVLTKGGDLWPMIAFQKSGPIYACLPVVXETLETQPPLLTVSGLLQGLAFLLGSVGYISSSWKNEAEXVKIGQLQNLLIQTCLLGTPLNTNIHNLNSLFDVIQEIPTDKNQLVWRSNXYKGKPQVNICITEKVKCMQYDTRDVYMXQVYGTVNCKCDIEGSAPNITLSLNLPTNGPPLQDVVVRHSVNSIDAAMLMSGSAEPLDDSVYTGPYKFPFILPSDSFNLCYYTSQVPVPPILGFYQLVEEQSQLKITVNLKLHESIKSXFEYCKARIPFFNRGLISLLEYKVCYGQLDLSQEKGLLLWVIGQKFPKSLEVSLTGTVRFGTAGKEHPTDYICTGNAAYVKLYFRIPDFTLTGCYIDHHPVQIFLPGKPKITATWELLSSGYYIWNSKAPAPMFFYTVDLINFLVNGFCI; encoded by the exons ctccacagccccagcagcactaGCCGCCGCGGCACCGCCTCCACCCGCCGGAAATGGGCCTGCGCCGGGCGGTCGCCGCCGCGCGCAACTCCCGGCTCCTCCCTGGCCGTGGCCGCCTCTCCAGAGCGGGCGGGCTGCCTTGCGCGCCGCACTGGCTCCGCCATGGCCTTGTGGGCAGTGTGGGTCCTCAGGTACGGCCCTGGAGCTGGCGGCGCCGTGCTCTCCTCTGG ATGTTACCCTGCTGTTGAAGTGTGTGCTAAGACCTTATCAACAGATGTGCCTGTAGCCTCTGACAGTGCTTTTCTTAAAGCCTTGTATTTTGAACTGGAACTCACAGATGACCATATCTTCGTGAAGCATCGAGATACTTGTACTCAAATCCATCATTCATCGATATATTCAGTTCTCACCAAAGGAGGGGATCTCTGGCCCATGATTGCTTTTCAGAAGAGTGGTCCAATATATGCATGTCTTCCAGTAGTTTAGGAGACCTTGGAGACACAGCCACCCCTCCTCACTGTTAGTGGGCTCTTGCAAGGACTGGCTTTTTTGTTAGGCAGTGTGGGCTACATCTCTTCAAGTTGGAAAAATGAAGCTGA TGTGAAAATAGGCCAGCTTCAAAATTTGCTTATACAGACCTGTCTGCTTGGCACCCCCTTAAACACAAACATACATAATTTAAACAGCTTGTTTGATGTCATTCAGGAAATACCTACAGATAAGAATCAACTGGTTTGGAGATCCA AATATAAAGGCAAACCTCAGGTGAACATCTGTATCACTGAAAAAGTCAAGTGTATGCAGTATGACACAAGAGATGTGTACATGTAGCAAGTTTATGGAACTGTAAATTG TAAGTGTGACATAGAGGGATCTGCACCAAACATAACCCTCAGCTTGAATCTCCCAACTAATGGTCCTCCGCTCCAAGATGTCGTGGTCCGTCATTCTGTGAATTCCATTGACGCTGCCATGCTGATGTCCGGTAGTGCCGAACCACTGGATGATTCTGTGTACACCGGACCTTACaaatttcctttcattcttccttcAGATTCCTTCAATTTGTGTTACTACACTTCCCAG gttCCTGTTCCACCAATTTTGGGATTTTATCAACTTGTTGAAGAGCAATCacagttaaaaataacagtTAATTTAAAGCTTCATGAAAGCATAAAGA TTTTTGAGTACTGTAAAGCTCGTATACCTTTTTTCAACAG GGGCCTGATCAGTCTATTAGAGTACAAAGTT TGTTATGGCCAACTGGATTTGTCCCAAGAGAAAGGCCTACTGCTTTGGGTCATTG GACAGAAGTTCCCTAAATCTTTGGAAGTTTCTCTGACAGGAACCGTGCGTTTTGGCACTGCAGGCAAGGAGCACCCAACTGATTATATTTGCACTGGGAATGCTGCTTATGTAAAA TTGTACTTTAGAATCCCAGACTTTACACTTACTGGATGTTACATAGATCATCATCCTGTTCAGATCTTTCTACCAGGAAAACCCAAAATTACTGCGA CCTGGGAACTTCTTTCTTCCGGTTACTACATCTGGAATTCCAAAGCACCAGCACCTATGTTTTTTTACACCGTAGACTTGATTAATTTTCTTGTGAATGGtttttgcatttaa